A single region of the Vibrio cyclitrophicus genome encodes:
- a CDS encoding lytic transglycosylase F, whose translation MGDLDALKTKGTVRVLVSADLGFYYIEDGKPKGIVAEMLYHFEKSLRKKHPYLNVQIIPVQRDDLIPSLESGYGDVAVANLTITDKRLRTIDFSDPMIKDGKELIITGKKAKPLTEIKQLSGKEVWIRASSSYFESVQRVNKELNELGLPPVHVHFIEESLQDYELIELVNQGYIQGTILDNHKAKLWTDVMENIQVHNDLPLRENGRIAWALRKDSPQLKKEINKYVKTARTGTLLGNVIYQKYIDNTRWLGRALDPNKVDRVAKLSDVFEKYSSKYEFDPLMMSAQGFQESGLDQSRVSHRGAIGVMQILPSTAKDKNVNIKNIHKVDNNIHAGVKYMRFIKDRYFDDPAISPDNKIYFTLASYNAGPAKIRKMRHLAKQKGYNPNIWFKNVEIITRKYVSKEPVTYVANINRYFVIYKQLQTINATREDGTTRLLNTND comes from the coding sequence ATGGGCGACTTGGATGCGCTCAAAACCAAAGGGACAGTTAGAGTGCTCGTGTCTGCCGATCTTGGTTTCTATTACATCGAGGATGGCAAGCCAAAAGGCATTGTGGCAGAAATGCTCTACCACTTTGAAAAAAGTCTTCGTAAGAAACATCCCTACCTCAACGTTCAAATCATCCCCGTGCAACGAGATGATCTAATTCCCTCTTTGGAATCTGGCTATGGTGATGTCGCTGTCGCTAACCTAACGATCACCGACAAACGATTACGAACCATCGATTTTTCAGATCCGATGATTAAAGATGGTAAAGAACTCATTATCACAGGGAAAAAGGCCAAACCTCTCACCGAGATCAAGCAATTGAGCGGTAAAGAGGTGTGGATCCGAGCAAGTTCGAGTTACTTCGAGAGTGTACAAAGAGTCAATAAAGAACTTAACGAACTAGGTTTACCACCAGTGCATGTCCACTTTATCGAGGAATCATTACAGGACTATGAGCTGATAGAGCTGGTTAACCAAGGCTACATACAAGGCACAATTCTAGATAACCATAAAGCGAAACTGTGGACCGATGTAATGGAAAATATTCAAGTCCATAACGACTTACCTTTGCGAGAAAATGGTCGTATTGCTTGGGCTTTAAGAAAAGACAGCCCTCAACTGAAGAAAGAGATAAACAAATACGTCAAAACCGCACGAACAGGCACCCTGCTTGGAAACGTCATCTACCAGAAATACATCGACAATACTCGCTGGTTGGGCCGAGCACTCGACCCGAATAAAGTAGACCGAGTGGCTAAACTCTCAGATGTCTTTGAAAAGTATTCGAGCAAGTATGAATTTGATCCTTTGATGATGTCAGCTCAAGGTTTCCAAGAATCAGGGCTGGATCAGAGCCGAGTTTCTCATCGAGGGGCTATTGGTGTGATGCAGATACTACCGAGTACTGCAAAAGATAAAAACGTCAACATCAAGAACATCCATAAAGTGGATAACAACATCCATGCAGGTGTGAAATATATGCGCTTTATCAAAGACCGGTATTTTGACGACCCAGCAATATCACCGGACAATAAAATCTACTTCACTTTGGCTTCTTACAACGCGGGCCCCGCTAAAATCAGAAAGATGAGACACCTTGCCAAGCAAAAAGGCTACAACCCAAACATTTGGTTTAAAAACGTAGAAATCATCACTCGCAAATACGTGAGTAAAGAACCCGTAACCTATGTTGCCAACATTAATCGTTACTTCGTAATCTATAAACAATTACAAACTATCAATGCCACCCGAGAGGACGGTACCACGAGATTACTTAACACTAACGATTAG
- a CDS encoding EAL domain-containing protein — MKLSTKILLLIAPVILISTAASSYIIYSTQKSSFIKREDNALQLNMEKLAGYFRQSRSFLNSYSYTLTQSDMVKRYFLTVQNLSRDLELVSNLQEAIHFLQDDDESYTGLALLNGDRKLRYYADNTNNSRTQIDSKILEYVDQHYQDTLATSSTNYIQNSQGEGMLVHYDKVDRKAIFPTPSNQLDDVFFVVVSVSLDKFNALRKQIEFDYQTSLFFTSKAVSLENDVTHSVKLAPELYATVDPAQFLLENKLDSIWNKLSLSFALSAFVTVALLLMLLSRTVISPITRLDRQLQQVEKKQRKNIERLGSRDELGRLSQRFYDMYQELDNTYQQTKLLAENDQLTQIANRHQFQTFVQQSLPKPSSNTETWVLYFDLDNFKFVNDKYGHQIGDSILVSFAQRISDICRHYKAEFDAHCMPARLSGDEFVVYINAPSQRGNVAHRFSNDLLTPLQKGFVTESGSFPITVSIGIATYPNDGDSIEKLLSNADTAMYQAKRAGKNQFADYSRDLDKAIQRQADIERALRGKNFDDEFRLVYMPYMDSTGTDVIGVEVLLRWNSKQLGLVPPDEFIPIAEQTGLFEHVDRWVIQNAFASFHRLQAQFDHSIQLSINLSSAGIETTHLAVFIKEHEELNRIPPSLIDFEITETFYSNSEGFPLLNELSCMGYRLAIDDFGSGYTSITQLVQYPTQKIKLDKAFLDTLIETNNQNIVKPVIGLCHAQGKKVTAEGIETQGMHQWLQEAQCDMLQGYYFGKPMPLEELSEWYRQHKLNLIDNKKNPTHEICNHRIAEPS, encoded by the coding sequence ATGAAGCTAAGTACTAAAATCTTACTACTGATAGCCCCTGTGATACTGATCAGTACCGCGGCTTCTAGCTATATTATTTATTCGACGCAAAAAAGCAGCTTCATCAAACGCGAAGATAATGCACTGCAGCTAAACATGGAAAAACTAGCCGGATACTTTCGCCAATCTCGTTCGTTTCTCAATAGCTACTCTTACACCTTGACCCAGAGTGATATGGTGAAGCGTTATTTTCTCACTGTTCAAAATCTTTCTCGCGATCTTGAACTGGTCAGTAACCTTCAAGAAGCCATACATTTCCTGCAAGATGACGATGAAAGCTATACAGGTTTAGCACTTCTTAATGGTGATCGAAAACTGCGTTATTACGCGGATAATACCAACAACTCACGCACTCAGATTGACAGTAAGATATTGGAGTACGTTGACCAGCACTATCAAGACACCCTAGCAACATCGAGTACTAACTATATTCAAAACTCCCAAGGCGAAGGGATGTTGGTTCACTATGACAAGGTAGATAGAAAAGCGATTTTCCCAACCCCAAGCAATCAACTCGATGATGTGTTCTTTGTTGTTGTATCTGTCTCTCTCGACAAGTTTAATGCACTGAGAAAGCAAATAGAGTTCGACTACCAAACCAGTTTGTTCTTCACATCCAAAGCAGTTTCTTTGGAAAATGATGTTACTCACTCAGTCAAGCTTGCACCAGAACTGTACGCCACGGTCGATCCTGCGCAGTTCTTATTGGAAAACAAGCTCGATTCGATTTGGAACAAGCTGAGTTTGTCGTTTGCACTATCTGCGTTTGTGACTGTCGCTCTGTTACTCATGCTTCTGTCTCGCACCGTGATTAGTCCAATAACACGGCTCGATCGACAGCTACAGCAAGTCGAAAAAAAACAACGAAAGAACATTGAACGCTTAGGCTCTCGTGATGAACTTGGCCGCCTATCACAGCGCTTCTATGACATGTACCAGGAACTAGACAACACTTACCAACAAACCAAACTCTTGGCCGAAAATGATCAGTTAACCCAAATAGCCAATAGGCATCAGTTTCAAACCTTCGTTCAGCAATCGTTGCCAAAACCGAGTTCCAATACCGAAACCTGGGTTCTCTATTTTGACTTGGACAACTTCAAGTTTGTGAATGACAAATACGGGCATCAAATCGGCGACTCGATTCTGGTCTCTTTTGCTCAGCGTATTTCAGATATTTGTCGCCACTATAAAGCGGAGTTCGACGCTCACTGCATGCCAGCCCGACTTTCTGGTGACGAGTTCGTTGTCTACATTAACGCTCCTAGCCAGCGAGGCAATGTCGCGCATCGATTCTCGAATGATTTACTCACTCCCCTACAAAAAGGCTTTGTCACCGAATCAGGAAGCTTTCCGATTACGGTCAGTATTGGTATTGCGACCTACCCTAATGATGGTGACTCAATCGAGAAGCTACTGTCGAACGCAGATACCGCGATGTACCAAGCCAAGCGTGCAGGTAAAAACCAATTTGCTGACTATTCACGGGATTTAGACAAAGCCATTCAACGCCAAGCAGACATTGAACGGGCGCTTAGAGGTAAGAATTTTGATGATGAATTCAGGCTCGTTTACATGCCCTATATGGATTCAACCGGGACTGATGTAATTGGCGTTGAGGTTTTATTACGTTGGAATTCGAAGCAACTTGGTTTGGTTCCACCCGATGAGTTCATCCCAATTGCCGAACAAACCGGGCTATTCGAACATGTCGACCGCTGGGTAATACAGAATGCGTTTGCTTCATTCCATCGACTTCAGGCTCAATTTGATCACTCAATTCAATTGTCGATCAACTTATCTTCGGCTGGTATTGAAACTACTCACCTTGCGGTTTTCATTAAAGAACACGAGGAGTTAAATCGAATCCCACCAAGCCTGATCGATTTTGAAATCACTGAAACCTTTTACTCAAATTCAGAAGGCTTTCCATTGCTGAATGAGCTGTCATGCATGGGTTATCGGCTGGCAATTGATGATTTTGGTTCCGGTTACACCTCGATCACTCAACTGGTGCAGTATCCGACTCAGAAAATTAAATTGGATAAAGCGTTTTTAGATACCTTAATTGAGACTAATAACCAGAACATCGTAAAACCGGTCATCGGATTGTGCCATGCTCAGGGGAAAAAAGTCACCGCCGAAGGGATTGAAACTCAAGGTATGCACCAGTGGTTACAGGAGGCACAGTGCGATATGCTGCAAGGCTATTACTTTGGTAAACCTATGCCACTAGAAGAGTTGAGTGAATGGTACCGACAACATAAACTCAATCTAATCGACAACAAAAAGAATCCGACACATGAAATCTGTAATCATCGCATCGCTGAACCCAGCTAA
- the raiA gene encoding ribosome-associated translation inhibitor RaiA — translation MKMNITGKNIDITSAIRDHIESKFKKLDKWQVDIIGCQASFSEEPNKKKKFEAVLTVPKGQLVASSIHDDLYVAINEVEQKLERQLNKLRHKPEARRAEKPEIEELEAEVE, via the coding sequence ATGAAAATGAACATCACTGGTAAAAACATCGACATTACCTCTGCAATCCGTGATCACATAGAAAGCAAATTTAAAAAGCTGGATAAATGGCAAGTAGACATCATAGGCTGCCAAGCGAGCTTTAGCGAAGAACCAAACAAAAAGAAGAAGTTTGAAGCGGTTCTAACAGTACCAAAAGGCCAACTTGTTGCTTCATCAATCCATGACGACCTCTACGTAGCGATCAACGAAGTAGAACAAAAACTAGAGCGTCAACTCAACAAGCTACGCCATAAACCAGAAGCGCGCCGCGCTGAAAAGCCTGAAATCGAAGAGCTAGAAGCTGAAGTAGAATAA
- the pheA gene encoding prephenate dehydratase: MTDRSISLDDIRLRLNDLDDELLKLLSERRKLSIEVAKSKVETSKPVRDAVREQQLLVKLINNGKDKYELDAQYITKLFHTIIEDSVLLQQSYLQNLANPQSRKPLARVAFLGSKGSYSHLASREYFSRKNMELIELNCNHFKEVASTVESGHADYGVLPIENTSSGSINEVYDLLQHTTLYIVGELSQPIEHCLVAKSDIRLEDIKTLYSHPQPHQQCSEFLSRLKGVSLESCASTADAMKKVKELGGNDVAAIGNASSGKLYGLQPIQGNIANQTENHTRFIVVARKPVEVSTQIPAKTTLIMSTSQEAGSLVETLLILQRLGINMTKLESRPIMGNPWEEMFYVDLEAHLDSDNMQQAITELTSITRHLKVLGCYPSENIKATQVKLS, from the coding sequence ATGACTGACCGCTCAATTTCACTGGATGATATCCGCCTTCGTCTTAATGATTTAGACGACGAACTCCTGAAGTTACTTTCAGAGCGTCGCAAGCTAAGTATCGAAGTCGCTAAAAGCAAAGTAGAGACATCAAAACCAGTTCGTGATGCAGTACGAGAGCAACAACTATTAGTTAAGCTGATCAACAACGGCAAAGATAAATACGAACTTGATGCGCAGTACATTACCAAGCTGTTCCACACCATCATCGAAGATTCCGTTTTACTACAGCAGTCATACTTACAAAACCTAGCGAACCCGCAAAGCCGTAAACCATTGGCTCGCGTTGCATTCTTAGGTTCTAAGGGATCGTATTCTCACCTTGCGAGCCGCGAATACTTCAGCCGCAAGAATATGGAATTGATTGAGCTGAACTGTAATCACTTCAAAGAAGTCGCATCAACAGTAGAGTCTGGCCATGCCGACTACGGTGTCCTACCTATTGAGAACACAAGTTCAGGGTCAATTAACGAGGTCTACGACCTGCTACAGCATACGACTCTATACATTGTTGGCGAACTTTCTCAACCGATTGAGCACTGCCTCGTTGCTAAGAGTGATATCCGTTTAGAAGACATCAAAACACTCTATTCACACCCACAACCTCATCAACAATGCAGTGAGTTCTTGAGCCGCCTTAAAGGTGTCAGCCTAGAGTCTTGCGCAAGCACCGCTGATGCAATGAAAAAGGTTAAAGAGTTGGGTGGCAATGACGTAGCGGCTATTGGTAATGCTTCGAGCGGCAAGCTTTATGGGCTTCAGCCAATCCAAGGCAACATTGCAAACCAAACAGAGAACCACACTCGTTTCATCGTTGTGGCTCGTAAGCCTGTTGAAGTATCGACTCAAATACCAGCGAAAACGACGCTCATCATGTCGACATCTCAAGAGGCGGGTTCTTTGGTAGAGACACTACTAATCCTGCAACGCTTAGGCATCAACATGACCAAGCTGGAATCTCGTCCTATCATGGGTAACCCTTGGGAAGAGATGTTCTATGTCGATTTAGAGGCGCATCTGGATTCAGATAATATGCAGCAAGCGATAACGGAACTAACCTCTATTACTCGCCACCTTAAAGTGTTGGGTTGCTACCCAAGTGAGAACATCAAAGCGACTCAAGTTAAGTTATCATAG
- a CDS encoding IS3 family transposase (programmed frameshift), with the protein MKVKSQRQYTDEFKREAVQRSLDSSDTVKSVALSLGISPVLLSKWRCQMTSKKTNNSLPIPNHGPEKSVAQLEKEIRQLKKKLEMAELENDFLKEGEGFLRQPKRIRFEYILKKASVKFPVIRLCKWLGVSKAGYYKWLTRKPSKRETDNESLSHYLRRESKAQYCIPGYRKLWEAAVANGFICNKKRVQRLLQNMGYRSCASKRRYGRAPRQNALIPAYNILARQFKVDKPDRVWVSDITQVRCTDGWQYLCVVLDLFSRKVIGWSTSRINNAKLVLRSLDKAWEQRQPLGHKLLFHSDQGIQYRALETIRWHRKRKIKVSMSRKGNCWDNACSESFFAQYKKEWVNNLDQLSRQEMTMQSRIYIDTYYNPVRRHGTLGGVSPMDFELIN; encoded by the exons ATGAAAGTAAAATCACAAAGGCAATATACAGACGAATTTAAACGAGAAGCTGTTCAGCGATCTCTCGATTCTTCTGACACCGTTAAGTCAGTAGCACTATCCTTAGGAATATCGCCGGTGCTACTTTCTAAATGGAGATGCCAAATGACGTCGAAGAAGACTAATAACTCCCTCCCAATACCTAACCACGGTCCCGAAAAATCCGTTGCACAACTGGAGAAAGAGATCCGTCAATTGAAAAAGAAGCTTGAGATGGCAGAGCTGGAGAATGATTTCTTAAAGGAAG GCGAAGGCTTTCTTCGACAGCCAAAAAGAATAAGGTTCGAGTATATCCTTAAGAAGGCCAGTGTGAAGTTTCCTGTCATTCGACTATGCAAATGGTTAGGCGTTTCTAAAGCGGGTTATTACAAGTGGCTAACAAGGAAACCATCGAAGCGAGAGACAGACAATGAGTCTTTAAGTCACTACTTGAGGAGAGAAAGCAAAGCTCAGTATTGTATTCCAGGCTATCGAAAGCTTTGGGAAGCAGCAGTCGCTAACGGCTTTATTTGCAATAAGAAGCGAGTACAGAGGCTTCTACAGAATATGGGCTATCGCTCTTGCGCGAGTAAGAGGCGATATGGACGAGCGCCAAGACAAAATGCTCTTATACCAGCCTATAACATTCTTGCCCGTCAATTTAAGGTGGATAAACCCGATCGAGTTTGGGTGTCTGATATAACTCAGGTGCGCTGTACGGATGGCTGGCAATACCTGTGCGTCGTCTTAGATTTGTTTTCACGCAAAGTGATTGGTTGGTCAACAAGTCGCATTAATAACGCAAAGTTAGTGCTAAGAAGCCTGGATAAGGCTTGGGAACAAAGGCAGCCCTTAGGTCACAAGCTTTTGTTTCACTCCGATCAAGGTATACAGTATCGAGCGTTGGAGACGATCCGTTGGCACCGTAAACGAAAGATTAAAGTCAGTATGTCGAGAAAAGGAAACTGTTGGGATAACGCTTGTTCCGAAAGCTTCTTTGCGCAATATAAGAAAGAGTGGGTGAATAACTTAGATCAGCTTTCACGACAAGAAATGACGATGCAGAGTCGCATTTATATCGATACCTATTATAATCCAGTAAGAAGACATGGGACTCTAGGTGGAGTGAGTCCCATGGACTTTGAACTAATCAACTAA